A region of the Stigmatopora nigra isolate UIUO_SnigA chromosome 10, RoL_Snig_1.1, whole genome shotgun sequence genome:
acaacaaaagaaaacaaacctctacaccaggggtgtcagggttatgtgggctggatcattttagataaacTGAagactttttataaatggattaaaagaactggattaaaagccttgaataatCTGTAAATAATTTGACATAAAAAACTCAGCACGTACCAAAAACAGGTGGCGAGGCTGTCGGCTCCTCCTGCTCACCTTCATCAGTGTGCCCTCTTTAACAAACacctaaaggggaaaaaatgatgacatATGCAATTATTAGTTACAAAAACCAgtaattaataatattattttaaatcagcTGAATCCGAATGTTAATGGCAAAAGTGGTACATTTTGGTATCCATTAAAACAATGCAATAAGATTCTTTTTTACCCGACCAGGCTGGAGAAGGTCTTGCTGACCATGAACACTGTAATCGATGTTGACCAAACGTAGTAAATTCTCCTACGGTGaatagaaaataagaaaaagacatAGGAAACTtttaatgtctcattttaattGCCAAAACAACCAATTTTTCCTATAAAAATCTATGCAGGAGGGCCATTTTTAAATTAAGCCACAGCAACCGGGAATTCATGTTCTTTTCTTTCCCCCctgtttttgtacttttgtactTTACCTGAACATCAAATGGATaagaaaagtaataaaataCTATTTCACTGTGTCTTTAGTGATTTGTGAATAAAAAAACTTGGTAAAGTAAACTCTAATACCTCTTATactttgataaaaaataaatcaagcccACATCAACTGAACTGAAGGCTTTATATGAGTTTATATTCTaacaaataacctttttttatcttttaggtTTATTCTACTGTCTTTAAACTTCCTGTGGCTTAATCCCAAGCTTCTCATTCTGGTGGTGAGATGTATTTTCCAAAAGCAAGAGCTTAAAACAAGaccttttttgatttatttgtattttttccctgcTCCTTGAGTCAGAATAAAAAGGCTCATGAAAGCATCAAACAGGGAAAAGATGCATTCAAGTGTCAATCGTATATTGTTCGAGAGAACTTTGTACACTCCTTCCTGGCCAGTCAGCGTGTTGAACCATTATCCCTCAACCATTTCAGTACAATTGACGATAATAGCTGCACCACTGAAGCCAATTGTGTCTTTTTCCATCCTTCGGCATGATGTCATTCAATTATCtttaggaggaagaaaaaaaaggatattacaCTCACCCCATTTCTTAAACTGTCGTTTGCCTGGTCTGCAATGTCCGCCACAATCACGAGAGCGCCTAAACAAAGGCAAGTAAATAGCGGAATTAAGAAGATGATATTGCAATTCTACGAGCATTAAACAGCTTATATGGCTTTTTACCAAAGATTCTTTTATGCATGAAGCACCTTGTTTTTACTTGTTTTCCTGCGACTTGGATGATTTCTAgccattgcaaaaaaatgaccactaGTGGCTCACCTGGTTTCTAGTATAGGTATCTAAATTGGCTCTCTCTAGAATACCTCTCCAtgccaaatgaaataaatgagccATAAAGtggccaacaacaaaaaacaaacaaggtcCTGTAAGACTCCCATGTGAACAAGAGTTGTTTTTTATTCAACATGTTTATGATACCTTGTGTGTCTTCATATTCTTGTGAATCAGGGGAGAGGTTGTTCAAGTAATCTGAAAACCCAGAGTGATAAATCAGTTCATTCATAGCTTTGCGAGATTctactttatttttcttaataaggAGTATTCACCTGTAAGGATCATGCGATACTGAGCCACCCGCACAATCACCTGCAGGAGTTGTTGTTTGAGTGGAACTGTTTGGCCGGATGGGCTCGACTGCTGTGGACAAAAAATCATTCTCAGTGCAATAATATTGAAACAATTTGTCTCCTATCCTTTACACTAgtgcaagggtgggcaaacttttcaacccgggggccacattgactttaaaaatttgacagatggaccgggtcagcacaagatacgatacaaataaaaaagtgcctccgttaacagtacatatgaaacataaacagaaaaaaaaggactaaagcatTATTTGGAAAActtcggcgggccggattaaaaagcctaaaggataatgtggtttggaaaatgagatgagaagctACTGTATTTCTTTGATAGACAATAGTACATCTAGCCATGATCCAAACATCAGTGCtttataatttcatggtatatTATTTGTAGTTCGGGTTCTTTTTTCGAAAGATAATAAAGGTTAAACTTCCATTCACACTGTATGTCGTGCATTTTCTGCTACTGAATAAAGAGCAGCCGGCAAGCGCACGAGGAAAGGCAGCGAGGAGGTGACACACCATTCTTCATGCTTAAAAGACCTTTACAAGACAGGAAAGTCAGTGTACACGCTGACTTCCAAATGTCAACTGCATTAAAATCAAGTTGTTACTGAACCAAGGAAAAAAATCGCCAAGTTGAGTGAACTTTGTTTTGTTATGAAGATACTTTGCTAGAAGTTTTTTCATTAATCTGACGCATCTAGTATTTTAATGCCCAAGTCTCCTGCAATATTTGTTGcattaatagtatttttttcattgttcacGATTCACGCTGACTTCGGGAGAAAGGCAGACTAGACACTATATTTTCTTAaactgaaatgaatgaaatacaaattcaaatctaattattatatataaaatccaCTATTTTTAGATCCACACTTCAACTGCCAATGCTTTGGCACTAATGGCAGCGAATTAGCTAAAAATCCTATTTTCCCgacaaatttgaaataaaataaaattgcacaTGCCCTTCCAACATTATTCCCCCAAAGTTGTAGTCagtaaaaatgcatcatttATGTGTGATGTACAAACCTCAAACTGCCGGACAATGGCCGCAAAGGCCGCTGAAGTGCGACAACTCTCCTCCAGCAGGTTCATATTTCGGTCATAGTGTCCAATATAGTTGGTAAAGAGCAAGAATTCTGCCTTTCTGGATAGGAAGATGTCTGCAATCCTTTGGCTTTCCTCCCTGTATTGACAAACAAAGTCACAGCCATTAGACTTTGCAATGGAAGACGTGCTCAAATTGGATTTGACGTCGAAATGTCATTCTTACCATCGCCGTGTCCGATTCTCCAGTTCAGCGAGAATGTTGCAGTGCAATCGGTACACATCAGGCAGCTCATTGAGAATCTCACAAAGTCTTTTTTCACGTATAACGGGCTCTCCGTCGTCCCCCACCGACGTCCCTACCGCGTGGCGAAAGTCCTGCGGCACAAGGGGTTCCTTATTTGAAACTAAATGAAGGTCCTCTTTATCAAGATGTGTCCGATTAAGGGATAATTTTCTTTTGCGTACTTTCACTTCTTTTATTTGCAGCAAAATAGGCCAAGTGGTTCATTAAGCTAACTAGCAGAATTAAAAGGAAGTGAAACAGTCTCGCTCATTAAGCCCTCATTAAGAAAATGAAGCTAAAATTGGCCCTTCTCGAGTTCATAAATAATGAAGAAAACTAAAGGAAAATATGTAACATGTTAACTTCGATTTGCTGCACCTAAAAAGTAGAAACACAAGGTCAttaattgccattgacggcaatagacgtccaattcaatcATTGGCTGTGAACAATAATGTTGCAGCAAcattagaaacattttaattgttagaatggattggaagtctCTTAGCATCAATGGCAGGGAATCAGTTAAGAGGAGTTAaggtgttttcttctttttttgtttttgttaatgcTCCTGAAATCtagagaaaataaaacaaatgaatggcTGGATCACTTACTTCCTGAAGAAGCTTGAGTGCTTTCACGTgcctataaacagaaaaaaaaaaaacagaacgaTTTGAGTAGGAACTCAATTGAGTTGGAATGATGATGAGGTGTACTAACTTACACTTTTTCTGTATCCAGTAGCTCCATTGCGATGTAAAAAGCTCGGGATCGACCATCCACCTGTAAAGCGTTGTTATATAGATAAGAAAATTGACTTGGATATAAACTCTGTTTAGGAATATAGCAGTGTTTTAGCCCTCTAAATATAAAATGGTCTACAATCTgtcataaaatgtcaataataatGTGGCTCATCGAACCTGAAGGGTtatgaatgcctttttttttttatcgggcATCAATACGTCTGAAAGAAAATGGCCATTTATTGAATTTTCCAGATTATAAATCGTACTTTTTATGCAATTTATTTAtggttgttttttcttctcaacCCGTTATACTCAATAGTCTGAAAAAATACCTTTCTTAAAAATTAATTATGAAATACCAATGGTACATTTTATATGATAAAAGTCTATTTGACTTTTTCCTAAGGGTACCTGTCTGTCATAGTTGCTTTCACAGCCTGTTTCTTCCTCCTCAGTAGTGCATCCAGCATCTTCATCAGCTGCTGAGTGTCCAATCATAGCACCAGCAGCGAGTGGACACACTCGGTAGGCTTCTGTGTAAGCACTAAAACCAGAGGAAACCCTGTTATTTTAAGCTGATAAGTTCATTTGTTAAGCAAGCCAAGAAgacaatcatttattttccaaatccCTTATCCTCAAGTTTCGCagcgggtgctggagcctatcccagctgatttagagtgttcaaccagtctatcaTGCAAAGAACTAgataaaaagccctgaatattcagttttttacagagcttaaacaatgtttattttagttttttatatatatattttttttagattttacaaaatgatttttgaactaaaaacagaaaaaaaaattacaattattgatttaaaagcgggaaaatcagaaaatttaatatacatctatactcttcattttaatttgatcctaaaacagaaagtcggcactcatgatttactttcccgggccacacaaagtgatgcagcggcccagatttggcccgcgaaccaccactttgacacatgtaatgTACTTTATACATGTATGCCTATAAAGTGCCCTTCAAAACTACCACCACAACTAAGTTGCCTATAActcagttcatttctatgagtcCTCCAAGTCTTTTGTAATCCCCCACAGCAAAATACCCCCACAATAAACATTTCTAGTATTCCAAATGTGTGTGAATAGTTGAAACATTGCAGCTTTACTGCAACCAATAAAGTAGCCTTAGCAAGGCCCAGAGTGGCAACTGCACTCAAGTCTCAGCGTCTGTTGGTCCCACCCGACGGGGGGGCTTGGATGTATTTTCAGACTGGGTGCAAAGCAACAGGGAAGGAAGGCACACCACACCATATGTGAATAAAAAGCCTCTTTACATTACAGCAGTGATGCAATAGTGAACAGTGGCTTTCAACCCCACTGAGATGCAAATGAGCGACATATGAACAACATGCGAGCATCATTACCCGCCCGCTATGGCTCATTACGGACTGCCACATCAAGCTTGGAAAGAAGTATACGAGGCAAGTGGATACTTTCTGGCTTGGTCTAATCTGTCGCTGACTTTGTCACGTCTTGAATGCAAACACAGTAAATGCCATAAAATCTTTAAGGAGAAGCAAACTATTAGTTCCCCTTCTGCTCAAGGTTCATGGCTGAGTGTTTTAGTTCTATTGACAGCTTCGGAAGCAGATGCTTATAGAATGCTTTCGGGGATGATTGCAAGGATAAACCAGACACAGAACTTTTTAAGAGGTGTACTCAACTACACTTTGTGAAAATTATGCAgtgatccctcgattattgcggttaatgtagaccagacatggtcgcgataaacggaaaaaaaacgcaaaatagGGTcacttgtatttaaaaaatatatatttttggtattttttacttcagtgctgagtaggggagtggcttccattTGCGTATTTCAGCATGGATATTCACATTTTATTAACTTTTAaaaatttattaatgttttgacTTCAGTGAAATGTGAAGAGTAGGCTGgtggtactttatactttttactttaatgatgagtgatgagtttattaatactttagtccttttttctgtttatgtttcatatgtagtattaacggatgcacttttttatttgtatcatatcttttgctgacccggcccatctgtcaattttttaaagtcaatgtggcccccaggcccaaacGTTTgcccaaaatatataaatgtattatacTTCTCTCTCCATCTTGTCTTTATTACCATACAACTCACCTCTCTGCTTCTTGTCCAGATGATTTGGCCTTGATGTCAAAGCCAGGAAGGCTACTCATGTCCACGTAACCGTCCGTCTCATTTGCGGTTGACAATGCTCGCATGGGGCGCTCGAAGAAGTCCCCCAAAGGTTGCGGGCGAAAGGGCCGCCACTGCGGAACCTGAACATTCTCGTAGTCCGAGTTTACAGGAGGGATGTTTTCATAGTCGGAGGAATCTGCGTTGGGGAAGGAGATGGAGCGAGGCTTGGTGAGGGGCAATGGCGAGAAAGGCACACGGGAGCGCTCTTCGAAAGATTCCACCCGCACTACACTACGATTGAGGAACGCCAATGAGCTTTCTCCTCTCGTGGTTGCCGGGTAGAAGAAGAGGGCGGGCGGAGTCTCGGGTGACGCCTGCGGTCGGCAGGTAGAGCGTTGGAGCAGTCGTGGAGAATTAGTAGCACTGCGTCTATCCGAATCTAGTAATCTATTGGGTGTCGGGTGACTAGACTCCGACGAGGACTCGGAAGAGGACAGGTTAGACTGATTGGTCTCCACTTTCCGCTTAAATTTCAGCATCAGGAAACGCTTGATCGAGGATTTCTTCTTCTGGTTTTTCTCTGTGGCGTCCACGTCGATTAGGAGTGAGGGTGAACTCTTGGCGATGGGTTTTTTGGTGATGTAGGCCAGCTCAAAAGGGGGAGGGATGTCCACTACAGATGTGGGTGTGGACAAGCCACTGGATGACAGAGGTGGGGATCTGGAGAACCTTCCACAAGGAGAACTTTCCGTCTTTCTGTGGGAACACACTGGAGTGGACACAGAGGATGGTGGGTAAAGGGGTAGATAGTGAGGTTTGGGGTATCCTTTCAACAGGGGGCTACTGCTGAACACGGGTGCTTTTTGACCGAAGCTAGACGTATGTATGAGGCGTCCTCCTGCCTCGCTGTTTATGTGATGGGACAAGGAGCCAGAGCGAAGTCCTGACGGGGTCCTACTCAATGGAAACACGTTTTCTCCATCGGAGCTATCGTCTCCCGGGTCCTCGTACAAGTGGTCGTCTCTAGCGTCTATGTCGGTGACTTCCTCGCCAAGAGCGTGCCCGAAAAAGCCTGGTTTTCGTGGCAATATCAGTTGGTTTCCCACAAAAGAGGAAGTCAATGAGGTATCAGAGTTGCAGAGCAGACGGAATTTGGGTTGTCGGTACAAACGATTCAGCAAGGCATCCAGTTTGTGCTCTTCGCTGGTTACGGATTGACTTCTCTGGTATCCTACAGAGCTTTTTTGACCTCGACTCTTGTGGTAGATGTCGTCATGCCTCGGTAGAGAAAGTGGACTGCATGGGACACTGTAAACACTGTTGTGATTTGGGCTTTCTTTCTTGATAATGTCCTCTGGAGACACATAATAAGGCTCGTGGCTTTGAGATTCTTCAAAGTGCCTCTTCGGTTCATGGCTGATTTGCTTCTGGTTACCAAATCGCATGTGGTGGTCTTCCTTGATTGAACTGAGCTGCAGGTTTTTACAAGTTTTATGATCGCCATTAAGGGACTCACAGTAGTCGCCATTAGGAGTGGACGCACTGGATTCACTGGGGAGACCATCAGTTAAAGACAAGTTTGTGTCATCCAGCTGTTCTCGCCCGGATGCCATCTTTTCTATCCTTTCCCCCTTTTCCTCATCCACACTGTTAACAGAAATGTCACCCATCGAGAGGCCATCTACGTCGGCCAGGGCTTCTCCCGCATCTTCGTCCATGTCCTCCGTCACGTCCGTGGTGTCGATCATCTCCACCGCGTCTTCCGAGTCAGTGGTGAGCCTATCGTCGCTGGTCCACGGCGTGTTTGGGGGGTCCGCATCATCTGTGAGGGCGCTGTCTGTTAATCTCCAGTCGTCATCCATCTTTGGCAACATCTCATCTTCACAGAGCTTCTCGCTTGCGTTTTGCTTTTGCGACGATACCACATCGGGAGCCTCCTTGTTTGGAACTGCCGCTCCATTGTGAACCCCGTTATTGCATCCCTCTCGGGAATATAGCTTCAATATAGGCTTAGGGGCAACAGACGGTTTGGGACCCCTGGTCACGGACATAAGCGACATGCGGGCTGGACAAACAAGTGTTGGCTTGGGAGCGACATAAGGCTTGTTGGCGCAGTCTGGAGGAACAACAGGAAAAGGAAACAGTAAGATGGGGTGTCTTTAAATAGAATATCGTTCCTTAAGAGGCTCCTTTAAATGTGGCAGTCATGTGTGATTGAGGATTTAAGATTACGATTTGTGATTTCGAAGTTTCATGCAACGGATACGtttgaaatatatatgtttGGTTCTTTAAGTATATTTTGTAAAAGCTTGTCTGTCTACCCTTTGGAGGAACAATAATGGAAGGGATTTCCCAGAGTGGCTTCCTGTGATTCAAAGCCTCTTAAAACAACTGTTCATGCATTAAGAATGCAACTAACGTACTGTATCGTTTGTATTAGATGGTGACAAATGAGCCAATGTGGATGTGATCAATTTGTTTCATTTAGCAAACATGAATACTTGCAGAGGGCGGAGGAAGAAAATCATGGCTTTActcatttctattaaaaaaaacaataactcaTCATGTAAAACTCATTCAtattaaagtaaagtaaagctAGAAATTGACTAAAACCAATGAGGTGCTGCTTAACTTGcttgaatgtttattttttcttagttatGGCAGCAAAACTAGAACAAAAACTATattccaaacacattttttgggtgaGAATGTACCGTTAGAAAGTCAAAGCTTTACCTGTGTTCATTTTGATGAAGCAATCGCCTCCCTCATGTCGTCCACCGAAGTCGATTTCGTTGAAATGAATGTCAAATGTGactttaaaaaggagaaaaaagtaATGACGGCGAGTAAAAGAACTCAGCTGATGTTCGTTGAGTGCTCAGCATTCTTCAACCGCTATTCTTCTCCTCGTGCCGCACACAAACttggcgtgcgtgcgtgcttcATTGCGTGCGCGCGTACGACAGGAGCGttcgtgcgtgcgtgcgtgcgtgcgcgcgtgtTTGCGACTCTACGTAGTTTACTCAACGCGCAGTATTTACAAAATTCAATATTTGACATTGATCCCTcagaataatgaatgaataatccaTATGAtaacaaaatatttgtatacaGTACTATCAGTTATTAGAAAAATATGATATTAATTGCCAGGCTCTGGCAAGCTTCACAACATATTCTAATATAAAAGTGTAGGgggaaaaatcacatttt
Encoded here:
- the fgd5b gene encoding FYVE, RhoGEF and PH domain-containing protein 5b, whose protein sequence is MNTDCANKPYVAPKPTLVCPARMSLMSVTRGPKPSVAPKPILKLYSREGCNNGVHNGAAVPNKEAPDVVSSQKQNASEKLCEDEMLPKMDDDWRLTDSALTDDADPPNTPWTSDDRLTTDSEDAVEMIDTTDVTEDMDEDAGEALADVDGLSMGDISVNSVDEEKGERIEKMASGREQLDDTNLSLTDGLPSESSASTPNGDYCESLNGDHKTCKNLQLSSIKEDHHMRFGNQKQISHEPKRHFEESQSHEPYYVSPEDIIKKESPNHNSVYSVPCSPLSLPRHDDIYHKSRGQKSSVGYQRSQSVTSEEHKLDALLNRLYRQPKFRLLCNSDTSLTSSFVGNQLILPRKPGFFGHALGEEVTDIDARDDHLYEDPGDDSSDGENVFPLSRTPSGLRSGSLSHHINSEAGGRLIHTSSFGQKAPVFSSSPLLKGYPKPHYLPLYPPSSVSTPVCSHRKTESSPCGRFSRSPPLSSSGLSTPTSVVDIPPPFELAYITKKPIAKSSPSLLIDVDATEKNQKKKSSIKRFLMLKFKRKVETNQSNLSSSESSSESSHPTPNRLLDSDRRSATNSPRLLQRSTCRPQASPETPPALFFYPATTRGESSLAFLNRSVVRVESFEERSRVPFSPLPLTKPRSISFPNADSSDYENIPPVNSDYENVQVPQWRPFRPQPLGDFFERPMRALSTANETDGYVDMSSLPGFDIKAKSSGQEAESAYTEAYRVCPLAAGAMIGHSAADEDAGCTTEEEETGCESNYDRQVDGRSRAFYIAMELLDTEKVHVKALKLLQEDFRHAVGTSVGDDGEPVIREKRLCEILNELPDVYRLHCNILAELENRTRRWEESQRIADIFLSRKAEFLLFTNYIGHYDRNMNLLEESCRTSAAFAAIVRQFEQSSPSGQTVPLKQQLLQVIVRVAQYRMILTDYLNNLSPDSQEYEDTQGALVIVADIADQANDSLRNGENLLRLVNIDYSVHGQQDLLQPGRVFVKEGTLMKVSRRSRQPRHLFLMNDIVLYTFPQQDGKYRLKNTLSLTGLKVTKPIVENVQHALRLEGTDISITLSASSFIESEDWFYTLSRAVSEHNRGSVPGNNCFGEARDYLRVTLGEKPPTLVPSSQVMMCMNCTADFSLTLRRHHCHSCGRIVCRSCSRNRFPLKYMKERMAKVCDHCFNELKKRGEDPCAPPVKSSPRPSRSARPLSSVFQSIHPPNIWRHRKGMLTFNEVTVSDEGSISGSLHRSKKSKKNWKRLWFLLKDKVLYTYRGQEEKVASESLPLLGFTVKLPDSPQGDDDASNMFQLYHKNTLFYTFKAEDNFTAQRWVNAMEEATVL